The Faecalibacter sp. LW9 genome has a segment encoding these proteins:
- a CDS encoding mechanosensitive ion channel family protein produces the protein MKKIFSIFLLFSLTVGLLAQDTVQKNLEKRLIEFSQQRKEDSIKRIELENRLLTIQTNSKDKEGLLKELNFLKSRDSLSLIRQKTKIDSLRKINKGVPVIPFQDTLFMLYRGVGGFSTKERAQALEEKIRELSKQYDFSKDSIKLSKDDNTFLIYSNKNMISSISLQDALWENTTPEALAKKHLEIIGSAIEKHRADVSLPTLAKGAFYAMIVLFVLGCLIHLINKFNHWLKLKLYEKKDVVFAPLVKKNLKVLNINKQIEYIWFGLGIIRWLVIILLIYLALPILFNFFPTTQGYTVVLLDNIIEPLRKMARAIIDYLPNLLTILVIVTVFRFVFKFLKFIMMELEDGRLTINGFYKEWAKPTYQIFKVLLLIFMMIVIFPYLPGAKSPIFQGVSVFVGILVTFGSAGALGNIMAGLLLTYTRSFSNGDYVKIGDVTGEIIERNLLVTRIRTIKNEIISVPNSTVMNSHTLNYSTDASKKGLIIYTEFAIGYDIAWEKVHEIAIKAADNVPEIMKNPKPFVFQQKLDDFYVTYQINAYIKHANRQDFIYSDLRRELINEFNLAGIELMSPHFMSVRSGAEAQYPEGQVPPTYKNYPFDIQMKKNNSDKN, from the coding sequence ATCGAATTAGAAAATCGTTTATTAACCATTCAGACCAATTCAAAAGATAAAGAGGGGTTATTAAAGGAACTAAACTTCTTAAAAAGCCGAGATTCCTTGTCTTTAATTCGTCAAAAAACGAAAATTGATTCTCTTCGAAAAATAAATAAAGGAGTGCCTGTGATTCCTTTTCAGGATACATTATTTATGTTATACCGTGGAGTAGGAGGATTTTCAACCAAAGAACGTGCGCAAGCGTTGGAAGAAAAAATTCGAGAACTATCCAAACAATATGATTTTTCGAAGGATTCAATCAAATTATCAAAAGATGACAATACCTTCTTAATCTATTCCAATAAGAACATGATTTCCAGCATCAGCCTTCAGGATGCATTGTGGGAAAACACCACACCAGAAGCTCTAGCAAAAAAACATTTGGAAATTATAGGGAGTGCAATAGAAAAGCATCGCGCAGATGTCAGCTTACCAACACTTGCCAAAGGTGCTTTTTATGCGATGATCGTTTTATTTGTTTTGGGATGTTTAATTCATTTGATCAATAAATTCAACCATTGGTTGAAACTGAAATTGTATGAAAAGAAAGATGTTGTTTTTGCACCATTGGTGAAAAAGAATCTAAAAGTTTTAAACATCAATAAACAAATCGAATACATTTGGTTTGGACTTGGAATTATTCGATGGTTAGTAATTATTTTATTGATCTACTTGGCTCTACCGATTTTATTTAATTTCTTCCCCACAACACAAGGATATACAGTAGTATTGTTGGATAATATCATCGAACCATTGCGTAAAATGGCACGAGCAATCATCGATTATCTTCCAAATCTTTTGACAATTCTCGTGATTGTTACGGTCTTCCGTTTTGTGTTTAAATTTTTAAAATTCATCATGATGGAATTGGAAGATGGGCGACTAACCATTAATGGATTTTACAAAGAATGGGCAAAACCAACCTATCAAATTTTTAAAGTGTTATTACTGATCTTTATGATGATTGTAATCTTCCCTTATTTACCAGGAGCGAAGTCGCCTATTTTTCAAGGAGTATCAGTATTTGTCGGAATTTTAGTCACATTTGGTTCAGCTGGTGCTTTAGGAAATATTATGGCGGGTTTACTTTTAACCTATACCCGTTCGTTTTCGAATGGAGATTATGTAAAGATCGGCGATGTCACGGGGGAAATTATCGAAAGAAATTTGTTGGTGACTCGAATCCGAACAATTAAAAATGAAATCATTTCTGTTCCCAATTCAACAGTAATGAATAGTCATACTTTAAATTATAGTACAGATGCTTCAAAGAAAGGATTAATTATTTATACCGAATTTGCCATTGGATATGATATTGCTTGGGAAAAAGTACATGAAATTGCGATAAAAGCAGCGGACAATGTGCCCGAAATCATGAAGAATCCAAAACCATTTGTATTTCAACAAAAGCTGGATGATTTTTATGTAACCTATCAAATCAATGCGTACATTAAACATGCCAATCGCCAAGATTTTATTTATTCGGATTTAAGGAGGGAATTAATCAACGAATTTAATTTAGCGGGAATTGAATTAATGTCACCGCATTTCATGTCTGTTCGTAGTGGAGCGGAAGCGCAATATCCAGAAGGACAAGTTCCTCCGACATATAAGAACTATCCATTTGATATTCAAATGAAAAAAAATAATTCGGATAAAAACTAA